The segment GTCTAGAGAGTTGAGCTGGTCGTTTCTTCCAAAAGATGCATCTATTCAGGAAATTGAAATATGCTGAACACACACTAACACTGTAGGTAGTTAAGCAGGTGATGCAGAGGAGCACAGAGAAATAAAAAAATCACTGACAGGTCactcaaaataatgaaaaaatcaTGATTTTAATACATCGGCTGTTGCAGTAAgtcacatgattttttttttcagatttcacAGAGTTTTGCTTCTGAGTTCTCCATATCTCCCATCTAATACAAGAGCCAAATTTAGAACAAACCGGGCCCACAACTCTGAGCTGCAGACTCCAACAGACCATCTTGATAACCCATTTAAATTAATCACCTACCCACTAAAAGTAAAAAGCTCCCCTAAACTTTTCCTCCGCACGCAATAAAAAATACTAAATAGTATcttggaagcaatgctacaaaaaATGCTCTGTTCTATTTTAAACTTGAAAAATGAAAACCAAACACGGTTACATTTTCTAAATTCTGATTTCACATGGATTCCAAAGGAAGAAATCTTGTGTTCGTCCACCTCATAGAAGTAAAAGAATCATGGATGTTAGCTCCTCGCTACGCCGACTTCAGTTTCATCTGATGGGCGACTGCACCTTCCCTTTAATTTCTCGTACTTGGAAATTTTCAATAGTACGGACATCTTTAGCCCACCAGGCGACTTTCGGTGAATCTTTTTAATGTCAGGCTTGTATAAAAAGAAATGCTGCTGGATAGAAATCTTATATTCCTCAACTTCAATTTCTGTGGATGTGAAAGTCGTCATGAACCAAGCTACTCTTCGTTCTGCTGATATTTCGCTCGACTCAACGATCCCAGCGATTTCTAAATCGTCGGACATTGAAAGCGCCCTACAACAGAGTGCTCAGCTCGAACAATGGAAGGGCGTGTATGGGGTAATGGAATTCTGGAAGGTCGTCTATGGAGTAATGGAACTCTGGAAGGTCGTCTATAGGGTAATGGAATTCATTGGACTATTTCGGGACCGACCCTTTTCTCCCCAATTATGTGCTACCGAAAGTGCCCTGCAACAGACTGTTCCAGCCCAGCAATCAAATAAGGCTGCCTGCGAAACGTGTAAGTTCATCAATTGGGCATTGGTATTATTTACAATATCGCATTGACAATTTTTGGGGACTGACCTAATATTTGTGATTATGTTCGCCTGAATTGCCCACAGTTGATTCTGAGAAGTCTGATATTGAAAGCGGCTTCGAGCAGACTGCTTCAACGAGACAAATCGATGGGGAGATGGAGGAAGCTGTGAAGCACAAGTGGAAGTTTGTGAATTGCGCATTGGCATTCTTTGGAATATCTCTTGTACTTTTTGGGGCGGATTTTCGGTCAAATAGTCGAGCCAGTACATTAGTAGTGGAGATCTGCTTATCGTCTGTCTCTTTAATTTCTGGAGTGCTCTTCTATATTATATATCTCAAGATTTGCAAAGAAGAGCAATTGAGGATAAGTAGAAGCCAAGTTTCAGGTCGTTCGTACCAGTTTCTTCTTTTCAGCTTAGCGATGTGTTTGACATTCGGTGTATACATCCTCATTGGTATCAGCGCCGCAAAGAAATTGTAATTAGTTTGATATTCTAATGACTAGATTCAGTCTAGTAAAGCATAATTTATATTTCTGAGGAGATTTTATTCGAATATTTCGACTACAATTTTTAACAGGTAATACCTTTCCAAATAAACAGAAAACACACGAAAATGTCGCTATTTCACTCACAATGAATGCAAGAAAAAAGAGTTAAAGACAACTGAAATCATGCACAGCCGATTACAAGATATCTGAAAACTCTGTTTCAGATTTAGGAACCAGCTGTTATGATGGGCATTTGACCTCCCATATTCATATGTGGAAGAGTAAACGGTGTAAAATGTGTGATACAAATTGCCATACAAATctggacgtgtctattctggcttcaaaacggcagtacggattggctaacacgtgtgttagtcgaacgttttacaccgtcgattttgcaataaacggttgcgatcgactaacacgtcgctatcatgctgtacgaaaggtccgttttggaacCAAAATAGCTGTGGCCTACAAATCTCTGCCCTTAAACATCAAATCACAACAACAGCGAAAATAAACAGAGCAAAAACAGAATAACATAAATCTACAGAATTTACGTGGTTCattaatttgattacatccaagaaAAAAAACAGGCTCAGATTTTTCTGTGAATTAAATCTGAATTTTTTCGCCTAGCGGAGACAAATGTTATATTTACTCATTATTAATATAAAACTTTGGCAACAATAGGCTAGAATTGAAGAGACAAACTTCACAACCGAACAGTAAGTGGCTGCCGCTAAACTGGTTTCAAAACAGTACAAAAAGTCAATCATGATCAACAAATTAGTTGCggttttaattttttgaaaaaatcaataacacaAATTTTATAAGTTCATTTTGGAGTCAGTTTGCATCCACACTAAGTAAGTAGCTTGTATTGTAAGTAtaggacaaattttattttgcttcATTTTAAAGATATGCACTAGTGAGTAGCTTCGCTTTCATATTGGGTCTTTCTATATCTTATTTTCTATTTAAGAAAGCTCCAAAGCAACTTGAAATATTCCTTGATTACAATAGGTGatttatgaatttattttatctcAAATTTTTTACTTCTTTTATGGGTGGACTAGGAGAAGAGCACAAGTTATCATTCATATTGCAACTACCCTTCACTCTTTGCTCATCTAACTTcttaattactaactttaaagaaaccaaataAATGATAACTAAAAGCACATTaacaaatttcacatgtaccacattaacaaatttcacatgtaccaatagccacccACTTCACCCCCATCAATTAGATTTTTTGGACTTTATTAGGAGGAGGTGTGCAACTTTACTTGTACCCATTGCACATGACTATttgagcatttgtgcataagtattggccatTTTTGAGGTG is part of the Cryptomeria japonica chromosome 10, Sugi_1.0, whole genome shotgun sequence genome and harbors:
- the LOC131059236 gene encoding uncharacterized protein LOC131059236; translated protein: MSGLYKKKCCWIEILYSSTSISVDVKVVMNQATLRSADISLDSTIPAISKSSDIESALQQSAQLEQWKGVYGVMEFWKVVYGVMELWKVVYRVMEFIGLFRDRPFSPQLCATESALQQTVPAQQSNKAACETFDSEKSDIESGFEQTASTRQIDGEMEEAVKHKWKFVNCALAFFGISLVLFGADFRSNSRASTLVVEICLSSVSLISGVLFYIIYLKICKEEQLRISRSQVSGRSYQFLLFSLAMCLTFGVYILIGISAAKKL